Proteins from one Rosa chinensis cultivar Old Blush chromosome 7, RchiOBHm-V2, whole genome shotgun sequence genomic window:
- the LOC112180147 gene encoding F-box protein At1g67340 has translation MTNRKRLRTSRRTTAAAAQSDFFDDLPDDLVVFILCKLSSSASSPSDLINVLITCKRLNRFGLHSLVLSKAGPGAFAIKAKNWSDSAHRFLKLCVSAGNIEACYTLGMIRFYCLQNRGSGASLMAKAAMRCHTRALYSLAVIQFNGSGGSKKEKDLRAGVALCARAAGLGHIDALRELGHCLQDGYGVRQNVSEGRRLIVQANAQELATVITSATWRSHQYQHFYACLTGLVSCPLLSDFGCNVPGPEVHPANRFMKEWFGSGRWLEGVGLRMCSHVGCGRPETRPHEFRRCSVCGTVNYCSRGCQALDWKLRHKVQCKPIERWLGVDGGGGGGGDGVEGGEGENVVVE, from the exons ATGACGAACAGGAAAAGGCTCAGAACCTCTAGAAGAACCACCGCCGCCGCTGCACAATCGGATTTCTTCGACGACTTGCCTGACGATCTCGTCGTCTTCATCCTCTGCAAGCTCAGCTCCTCCGCTTCCTCTCCCTCCGATCTCATCAACGTCCTCATCAC atGCAAGAGATTAAACCGGTTCGGGCTTCACTCTCTGGTACTATCGAAAGCCGGTCCAGGAGCTTTTGCTATCAAGGCCAAGAACTGGTCCGACTCGGCTCACCGCTTTCTCAAGCTCTGCGTTAGCGCCGGTAACATCGAAGCTTGCTACACTCTCGGAATG ATCCGATTTTATTGCTTACAAAACCGAGGCAGTGGCGCTTCGCTAATGGCCAAGGCCGCCATGCGGTGCCACACGCGTGCGCTCTACTCCCTCGCCGTGATTCAGTTCAACGGCAGCGGCGGCTCCAAGAAAGAGAAGGACCTACGCGCCGGCGTGGCTCTCTGCGCACGCGCCGCCGGGCTCGGCCACATCGACGCGCTCCGCGAGCTCGGGCATTGCCTCCAGGACGGTTACGGTGTCCGCCAGAACGTCTCGGAGGGACGACGCCTCATAGTCCAGGCCAACGCGCAGGAGCTCGCGACGGTTATAACCTCCGCCACGTGGCGGTCCCACCAGTACCAGCACTTCTACGCGTGCCTGACGGGGTTGGTTAGTTGCCCGCTGCTGAGCGACTTTGGGTGCAACGTTCCCGGGCCGGAGGTCCACCCGGCGAACCGGTTCATGAAGGAgtggttcgggtcgggtcggtgGTTGGAGGGCGTTGGGCTGAGGATGTGCTCGCACGTGGGGTGCGGGAGGCCCGAGACGAGGCCGCACGAGTTTCGGAGGTGCTCGGTTTGTGGTACGGTCAATTACTGCTCGCGTGGGTGTCAAGCGCTGGATTGGAAGCTGAGGCACAAGGTTCAGTGTAAGCCGATCGAACGGTGGCTAGGGGTTgatggcggtggcggtggcggtggtgaTGGAGTTGAAGGCGGAGAGGGTGAGAATGTGGTGGTGGAATAA